In the Candidatus Cloacimonas acidaminovorans str. Evry genome, one interval contains:
- a CDS encoding xanthine dehydrogenase small subunit, whose protein sequence is MENQVTPFETHLNRITFFLNGEKITADIPAGLSTLDWLHTQKQLYGTKCSCNEGDCGACTVVIAYPFEGIITYQAITSCLYPTAKLHGKHLITIEGLGTPEKLHPIQQALLTNHAIQCGYCTPGLVMSLFALFAMQPHPDREMTLSALEGNLCRCGTYQSILNAVDELAANQSVKDIVPAWCREVEKDLFRFTPKEAMLVTKTDIPQQVNCYLIPTTTKQLFDLYAEHPESVFIAGGTDIMVQKNINRKEFPFLIDLTQIPELNRLYLQQDGLHIGSAVTYNQLWESGIVKTDFPVLHNLIAQIASRQIRNLGTLGGNIANASPVGDTIPLLMVLNSSLWLQSKLELRHLPLKDFFLGYHKTALQKGEIIKEIIIPPLTEDNYVKTIKSAKRKSVDISSVITAVNIEHKNGRITNSALAIGGVAALPLLSRKFPKLLKSKQIKALDPAVIIKEVESEFEPLTDIRGTALFRRELIRNHLILYLQELQEEEK, encoded by the coding sequence ATGGAAAATCAAGTTACCCCATTTGAAACTCACCTAAACCGCATTACTTTTTTCCTGAACGGAGAAAAGATTACTGCAGATATTCCTGCCGGTCTTTCTACTCTGGATTGGCTGCATACTCAAAAACAGCTCTATGGAACAAAATGTAGTTGTAATGAAGGTGATTGTGGTGCCTGCACAGTTGTTATTGCCTACCCTTTTGAAGGCATAATTACTTATCAGGCAATAACCTCCTGCCTCTATCCTACAGCCAAATTACACGGTAAACACTTAATCACCATTGAGGGTTTGGGCACTCCGGAAAAATTGCATCCCATTCAGCAAGCCCTGTTAACAAATCACGCTATTCAATGCGGTTATTGCACTCCCGGTTTAGTAATGAGTTTATTTGCTTTGTTTGCTATGCAGCCACACCCCGATAGAGAAATGACCTTATCTGCTCTGGAAGGAAATCTTTGCCGTTGTGGCACTTATCAAAGTATATTAAATGCAGTGGATGAACTTGCCGCCAACCAAAGTGTAAAAGATATAGTCCCTGCCTGGTGTAGAGAAGTAGAAAAGGATTTATTCCGTTTTACCCCAAAAGAGGCAATGTTGGTTACTAAAACAGATATTCCCCAACAGGTTAACTGCTATTTAATCCCAACTACAACTAAACAGCTTTTTGACCTTTATGCCGAACATCCGGAAAGTGTTTTTATTGCAGGCGGAACGGATATTATGGTGCAGAAAAATATTAACCGGAAGGAGTTTCCCTTTTTAATAGACCTTACCCAAATCCCGGAACTCAACCGTCTTTATCTGCAGCAGGATGGTTTGCATATTGGTTCTGCAGTAACCTACAATCAGCTTTGGGAATCCGGAATCGTAAAGACCGATTTTCCTGTTTTACATAATCTTATTGCCCAAATTGCTTCACGGCAGATACGCAATTTGGGAACTCTGGGAGGCAATATTGCCAATGCTTCACCTGTGGGGGATACTATACCTCTTTTAATGGTTTTAAATAGCTCTTTGTGGCTGCAATCCAAATTGGAATTGAGGCATTTACCCTTAAAAGATTTCTTTTTAGGTTACCACAAAACAGCTCTGCAAAAGGGAGAAATTATCAAGGAAATCATTATTCCTCCGCTAACTGAAGACAATTATGTAAAAACCATTAAATCAGCCAAACGCAAGAGTGTGGATATTTCTTCCGTGATTACCGCAGTAAATATTGAACATAAAAACGGACGGATTACAAATTCCGCATTGGCAATAGGTGGGGTTGCTGCCTTACCGCTCCTTTCCAGAAAATTCCCAAAACTATTGAAAAGTAAACAAATTAAAGCTCTTGATCCAGCTGTTATTATAAAAGAAGTGGAAAGTGAATTTGAACCCTTAACCGATATTCGCGGAACTGCCTTATTTCGCAGAGAACTAATCCGCAATCATCTTATTTTATATCTGCAGGAACTACAGGAGGAAGAAAAATGA
- a CDS encoding xanthine dehydrogenase molybdopterin binding subunit — protein sequence MNSETYHLSGTLHLCGKSHFIADEPPLQGELYAKFLFSPVAHSLITKLDISAAAKMPGVVKVITSADIPGINQIGTVIKDEPLFPEKEIMYVGQPLAMVLAEDEYIAELAVKKIILKLEELPAIFAPEDAYSKKQGYIPERKIESGDIENTLKNAPYTLKGKTATTGQEHFYLEGQRCLAIPFEGNRITLQTATQSTMEVQEVASRVLGIPANDVIIEVPRLGGAFGGKERGATIWACMAALGAFLTQKPVLVKLTRDEDMHYTGKRHPFTSLWQVGYDETGKILAYDLLLLANGGAYTDLSIAILERAMFHSDNAYFIPNIRIRGYACRTNLPPNTAFRGFGAPQGIFVIENIMDKIAAQLELDPLEIRKRNAYQNGQLTPYGQEITQSQLNNIFAKLADKANYALLRKEVAEFNKHNCRYKRGIGITPVKFGISFTTTLMNQGSALVWVYIDGSVSVSTGGVEMGQELSTKVAIVVSRVLGIPVNKIRVESSNSQRIGNASPTAASTGSDINGNAARLAAEKIKDNLAHCAVRLIQQKYNQTIDIKDIVFKDNRVFGKEYSETCVSFEELVRFAHSERVPLAAYGYYKTPGLWFDKEKGLGHPFHYYVYGAGLAEVELDTLLGEHKVRKLIIVHENGNSLNEAIDRGQIEGAVLQGIGWCTMEDLKYDAKGVYLSANPSTYKIPDIRDLPEKLVIEIIPSLTEEASVFGSKGIGEPPFIYGLSVFFALQSAFKEANPEKELSFPATPESLIQR from the coding sequence ATGAACTCGGAGACATATCATCTTTCAGGAACCTTGCATCTTTGTGGAAAATCCCATTTTATAGCTGATGAACCACCTTTACAGGGAGAACTTTATGCCAAATTTCTCTTTTCTCCTGTAGCGCATTCCCTTATCACCAAATTAGACATATCTGCCGCTGCAAAAATGCCGGGTGTGGTGAAAGTTATCACTTCTGCCGATATTCCTGGGATAAATCAAATAGGCACAGTTATTAAGGATGAACCCCTTTTCCCAGAAAAGGAAATTATGTATGTAGGTCAGCCACTGGCAATGGTGCTGGCAGAAGATGAATATATAGCGGAACTTGCAGTTAAAAAGATTATTCTGAAATTGGAGGAATTACCTGCCATTTTTGCTCCTGAAGATGCCTACAGTAAAAAACAGGGATATATTCCCGAACGCAAAATAGAAAGCGGAGATATAGAAAATACCTTAAAAAATGCCCCTTACACCTTGAAAGGCAAAACGGCAACTACAGGTCAGGAACATTTTTATCTGGAAGGTCAACGCTGTTTGGCTATTCCTTTTGAGGGCAATAGAATCACTTTGCAGACAGCTACTCAAAGCACAATGGAAGTTCAGGAAGTTGCTTCCCGGGTTTTAGGGATTCCGGCAAATGATGTAATCATAGAAGTTCCCCGTTTAGGGGGTGCCTTTGGCGGAAAAGAACGCGGAGCTACAATTTGGGCTTGTATGGCTGCCTTGGGTGCTTTTTTAACCCAAAAACCCGTTTTAGTAAAGCTCACTCGGGATGAGGATATGCACTACACAGGTAAAAGGCATCCTTTCACTTCTCTGTGGCAAGTTGGCTATGATGAAACAGGCAAAATATTGGCTTACGATTTATTGCTTTTAGCCAACGGTGGTGCTTATACCGACCTTTCTATAGCCATTTTGGAAAGGGCTATGTTTCATAGCGATAATGCTTATTTTATACCTAATATTCGCATTAGGGGTTATGCGTGCAGAACTAATTTACCTCCTAATACGGCTTTTCGTGGTTTTGGAGCTCCTCAGGGCATTTTTGTAATTGAAAACATAATGGATAAAATTGCCGCTCAGTTAGAGCTTGATCCTTTGGAAATACGCAAAAGGAATGCTTATCAGAATGGACAACTAACTCCTTACGGACAAGAAATAACGCAGAGTCAGTTAAATAATATTTTCGCCAAATTGGCAGATAAAGCAAACTACGCTTTACTCCGGAAAGAAGTGGCTGAATTCAATAAACACAATTGTCGTTATAAACGCGGAATTGGTATTACTCCTGTAAAATTCGGCATTTCTTTCACTACTACCCTGATGAATCAAGGTTCTGCTTTGGTTTGGGTCTATATAGATGGTAGCGTTTCCGTTTCTACAGGAGGAGTGGAAATGGGTCAGGAACTTTCTACAAAAGTAGCAATCGTCGTTTCCCGGGTTTTGGGAATTCCGGTAAACAAAATTAGAGTGGAAAGCAGTAATTCTCAAAGAATTGGAAATGCATCACCTACAGCTGCTTCTACAGGAAGCGATATCAATGGCAATGCAGCACGCCTTGCTGCAGAAAAAATTAAAGACAATTTAGCTCATTGTGCAGTTCGGCTAATTCAGCAGAAATATAACCAAACAATAGACATTAAAGATATTGTTTTCAAGGACAACAGGGTCTTTGGTAAAGAATATTCTGAAACCTGCGTAAGTTTTGAAGAATTGGTTCGTTTTGCCCATTCGGAAAGAGTTCCTTTAGCTGCTTACGGTTATTATAAAACTCCCGGGTTGTGGTTTGATAAAGAAAAGGGCTTGGGGCATCCTTTCCACTATTATGTTTATGGAGCTGGTTTAGCAGAAGTGGAACTGGATACTTTGCTGGGAGAACATAAAGTTCGCAAACTGATTATTGTTCACGAAAACGGAAATTCCTTAAATGAGGCAATTGACCGCGGACAAATTGAGGGAGCTGTTTTACAAGGAATTGGCTGGTGCACTATGGAAGACCTGAAATATGATGCAAAAGGGGTTTACCTCAGTGCCAATCCTTCTACCTATAAAATTCCCGATATTCGCGATTTACCCGAAAAATTGGTTATAGAAATAATTCCCTCCCTCACTGAAGAGGCAAGTGTTTTTGGCTCTAAAGGAATTGGTGAGCCACCTTTTATTTATGGACTTTCTGTCTTTTTTGCTTTGCAGTCCGCATTCAAAGAAGCAAATCCGGAAAAAGAACTTAGCTTTCCTGCCACTCCCGAATCCCTGATACAAAGATAA